In Cupriavidus basilensis, the following proteins share a genomic window:
- a CDS encoding porin, whose product MNQYRLAMHVAKHTSLGAISTLMACAAHAQSSAAMYGTVESGIRYATNASKTGDGKLELTAGALNGSRFGLRGTEDLGAGVAAVYVLEAGFDLGTGSAPQSSVAGYGQASSGGAGRMFSRQAFVGMQSRFGAITLGQLYGAAYQATAGAQIFGNLSLDTLAITRFYTGSRQDNAVKYEGKAGSWKLAAHHAFGEVPGNTRANASTGTGLSYDDRRFRASAFYQQARSADGAQARKTVGATAGYASGRLKATAGYLSNRYSATGTRNDVVIGGVSYQVSPAWLVGVGAFHDEQKDPGGRRSAAYLIADYRLSKRTDVFFGADYNRITGGYALIKSQGRVGAKVGAMVGLRHVF is encoded by the coding sequence ATGAACCAATACCGCCTCGCCATGCACGTCGCAAAACACACTTCGCTCGGTGCGATCTCGACACTGATGGCGTGCGCCGCGCATGCCCAATCCAGCGCGGCCATGTACGGCACCGTCGAATCCGGCATCCGGTACGCGACCAACGCCAGCAAGACCGGGGACGGCAAGCTTGAACTAACGGCGGGCGCGCTGAACGGGTCGCGATTCGGATTGCGGGGCACAGAGGATCTCGGCGCAGGGGTTGCGGCGGTCTATGTGCTGGAAGCGGGCTTTGACCTCGGCACGGGAAGCGCCCCGCAGTCATCCGTCGCGGGCTATGGTCAAGCGTCATCCGGTGGCGCGGGGCGCATGTTCAGCCGGCAGGCTTTCGTCGGGATGCAAAGCCGTTTCGGCGCGATCACCCTGGGCCAGCTGTACGGCGCGGCCTATCAGGCGACGGCAGGCGCGCAGATCTTCGGCAACCTGAGCCTGGACACGCTGGCGATCACGCGCTTCTATACCGGTAGCCGGCAAGACAACGCGGTCAAATACGAAGGAAAGGCCGGCAGTTGGAAGCTGGCCGCGCACCACGCCTTCGGTGAAGTGCCCGGCAACACGCGCGCCAACGCCAGCACCGGGACCGGCCTTAGCTACGACGACAGGAGATTCCGGGCTAGTGCGTTTTACCAGCAGGCCCGAAGCGCCGATGGCGCGCAGGCAAGAAAGACCGTGGGCGCTACGGCGGGATATGCGAGCGGCCGCCTGAAAGCGACTGCCGGATACCTCTCTAACCGATACAGCGCAACGGGCACGCGAAACGATGTCGTCATCGGCGGCGTCAGCTATCAGGTGTCACCGGCCTGGCTGGTCGGCGTGGGCGCATTCCACGATGAGCAGAAGGACCCGGGCGGGCGGCGCTCGGCCGCCTATCTGATCGCCGACTACCGTTTATCCAAGCGGACGGATGTCTTTTTCGGCGCCGACTACAACCGCATCACTGGCGGATACGCGCTGATCAAGTCGCAAGGCAGGGTGGGTGCCAAGGTAGGGGCGATGGTCGGGCTTCGGCATGTTTTCTGA
- a CDS encoding L-rhamnonate dehydratase, with protein sequence MKITNIRTRVFEWKGKTVPPQAHFCTNATDILFERGDAMGSFRFHGWLVVEVETDTGLVGIGNCALAPRVAKEIIDQYLAPIVIGQDPFDNEYLWQKMYRRTHAWGRKGIGMAAISAVDIALWDLMGKAVGKPVFKLLGGRTKEKIWCYASKLYNNDDRDAFLAEAQSYLDQGFTAMKMRFGYGPKDGPAGMQKNIEQVRLLRELVGDGVDIMLECYMGWTLEYARRMIPRLAEFNPRWLEEPVIADDIEGYAELKKMSPFPISGGEHEFTSYGFKDLLERRAVDVIQYDTNRVGGITAAQKINAMAEAWSVPVIPHAGQMHNYHLTMASTASPMSEFFPVHDVEVGNELFYYIFKGEPAPDNGYLQLDDNLPGLGLTLNEAYFGEFEIIE encoded by the coding sequence TTGAAAATCACCAACATCCGCACCCGCGTCTTTGAATGGAAGGGCAAGACCGTGCCCCCGCAGGCCCACTTCTGCACCAACGCCACCGACATCCTGTTCGAGCGCGGCGACGCCATGGGCTCCTTCCGCTTCCACGGCTGGCTGGTGGTGGAAGTCGAGACCGACACGGGTCTGGTCGGCATCGGCAACTGCGCGCTGGCGCCGCGCGTGGCCAAGGAAATCATCGACCAGTACCTGGCCCCGATCGTGATCGGCCAGGACCCCTTCGACAATGAATACCTGTGGCAGAAGATGTATCGCCGCACCCATGCCTGGGGCCGCAAGGGCATCGGCATGGCAGCGATTTCGGCGGTGGACATCGCGCTGTGGGACCTGATGGGCAAGGCCGTGGGCAAGCCGGTGTTCAAGCTGCTGGGCGGGCGCACCAAGGAGAAGATCTGGTGCTACGCCTCCAAGCTCTACAACAACGATGACCGCGACGCCTTCCTGGCCGAGGCTCAGAGCTATCTCGACCAGGGCTTCACGGCGATGAAGATGCGCTTCGGCTACGGCCCGAAGGATGGCCCCGCCGGCATGCAAAAAAACATCGAACAAGTGCGCCTGCTGCGCGAGCTGGTGGGCGACGGTGTGGACATCATGCTGGAGTGCTATATGGGCTGGACGCTGGAGTACGCCCGCCGCATGATTCCGCGCCTGGCCGAATTCAACCCGCGCTGGCTGGAAGAACCGGTGATTGCCGACGACATCGAAGGCTACGCCGAACTCAAGAAGATGAGCCCCTTCCCCATCTCCGGCGGCGAGCACGAGTTCACCTCCTACGGCTTCAAGGACCTGCTGGAGCGCCGTGCGGTGGACGTGATCCAGTACGACACCAACCGGGTTGGCGGCATCACCGCCGCGCAGAAGATCAACGCCATGGCCGAGGCCTGGTCCGTGCCGGTCATCCCGCACGCGGGCCAGATGCACAACTATCACCTGACCATGGCCTCGACCGCATCGCCGATGTCCGAGTTCTTCCCGGTGCATGACGTGGAGGTGGGCAATGAGCTGTTCTATTACATCTTCAAGGGCGAGCCGGCGCCGGACAACGGGTATCTGCAACTGGACGATAACCTGCCGGGGTTGGGACTGACGCTGAATGAAGCGTATTTCGGGGAGTTCGAGATTATTGAGTGA
- a CDS encoding (2Fe-2S)-binding protein yields MRTITINGKPQKIDLPDDAPLLWAVRDHLGLTGTKFGCGMALCGACTMHLDGQPIRSCVTPISAVAGKKITTIEGLSADKIGQALQAAWEEFGVPQCGYCQAGQLMSATALLHTNPHPSEEDIDGAMSGNICRCGTYTRIRAAIQHVARSSVAAKPSAQPTGKRSAQ; encoded by the coding sequence ATGAGAACCATCACGATCAACGGTAAGCCGCAGAAGATCGATCTGCCCGATGACGCCCCGCTGCTATGGGCGGTGCGCGATCACCTCGGCCTGACCGGCACCAAGTTTGGCTGCGGCATGGCCCTGTGCGGCGCCTGCACCATGCACCTGGACGGCCAGCCGATCCGCTCCTGCGTGACCCCGATCTCGGCGGTGGCCGGCAAGAAGATCACCACCATCGAGGGCCTGTCGGCCGACAAGATCGGGCAGGCCTTGCAGGCAGCGTGGGAGGAATTCGGCGTGCCGCAGTGCGGCTACTGCCAGGCGGGGCAGTTGATGTCCGCCACCGCGCTGCTGCACACCAACCCGCACCCGAGCGAAGAAGACATCGACGGGGCCATGAGCGGCAACATCTGCCGCTGCGGCACTTATACGCGCATCCGCGCCGCCATCCAGCACGTTGCCAGATCGAGCGTGGCGGCAAAGCCGTCTGCCCAGCCGACCGGCAAGAGGAGCGCCCAATGA
- a CDS encoding LysR family transcriptional regulator, whose product MPSPVDKLQHNLISRLRLKHLALLLALDRQRSVSRVAAEMDLTQPAVTKALREIEEIFMVPLFVRSRRGLEPTGTGAAVLAHARLAMADTEALGRELAVIGAGLHGRLRIGVIPYVAPVVLDAACSHGLRQQPRVAVLVREGTTDELVAALRAHELDCVIARSFYAPGDDIAQTPLYREEPALVVPVDAAARLARGKLDWQRLAALDWILPPAHTPIRRTINTLFATAGAVPPTPVVETYSIKTIATLMRDQPRAITIVPRAVAAELAATGSAAVLPHALTWDLPAVGAMWLRRTEHSEPLQALVRALLGAVAVKG is encoded by the coding sequence TTGCCCTCACCAGTCGACAAACTCCAGCACAACCTCATCTCGCGCCTGCGCTTGAAGCACCTTGCGCTGCTCCTGGCGCTGGACCGCCAGCGCTCGGTCTCGCGCGTGGCGGCCGAGATGGACCTGACCCAGCCCGCCGTGACCAAGGCGCTGCGCGAGATCGAGGAGATCTTCATGGTGCCGCTGTTCGTGCGTTCGCGCCGGGGGCTGGAGCCGACGGGCACCGGCGCGGCGGTCTTGGCGCATGCGCGACTGGCCATGGCGGATACGGAGGCGCTGGGGCGGGAGCTGGCGGTGATCGGCGCCGGACTGCATGGGCGGTTGCGCATCGGCGTGATTCCCTATGTGGCGCCGGTGGTGCTGGACGCGGCCTGCTCGCACGGCCTGCGCCAGCAGCCGCGCGTGGCGGTGCTGGTGCGCGAGGGCACCACCGATGAACTGGTGGCGGCGCTGCGCGCGCACGAGCTCGATTGCGTGATCGCGCGGTCCTTCTACGCGCCGGGCGATGACATCGCGCAGACGCCGCTCTACCGCGAGGAACCGGCGCTGGTGGTGCCTGTGGACGCCGCGGCGCGGCTCGCGCGCGGCAAGCTGGACTGGCAGCGCCTGGCGGCGCTGGACTGGATCCTGCCGCCCGCGCACACGCCGATCCGGCGCACCATCAACACACTGTTCGCCACCGCCGGCGCGGTGCCGCCCACGCCAGTGGTGGAAACCTATTCGATCAAGACCATCGCCACGCTGATGCGCGACCAGCCGCGCGCCATCACCATCGTGCCGCGCGCGGTAGCGGCTGAACTCGCCGCCACCGGCAGCGCGGCTGTGTTGCCGCATGCGCTGACGTGGGACTTGCCCGCGGTGGGCGCGATGTGGTTGCGGCGCACGGAGCATAGCGAGCCGCTGCAGGCGCTGGTGCGGGCGTTGCTGGGGGCGGTGGCGGTGAAGGGCTGA
- a CDS encoding gamma-glutamyltransferase family protein: protein MFTTRPEIVGTFGVASSTHWLASQTAMSVLERGGNAFDAAVAGGFVLQVVEPHLNGPGGEVPILLWSERERAVRAICGQGPAPALADPAAMRAMGLDLVPGIGLLPATVPGAFGAWLTMLRDYGTWTLADVLAPAIGYARDGFPLVPRISQAILAVRELFQNEWHSSAAVWLPDGRVPRPGSLHTVPGVARTYTRIVETAEAASGTREQQIDAALDGWYRGFVAKEIDSFCRTQAVRDTTGERHKGLLRHEDMAHWTPTVEAPATLDFGRYTVAKCGIWSQGPAFLQQLGMLRHADLAAHAPTSPEFVHRIAEAAKLAMADRLAWYGDPDFGDVPLAGLLDPGYLAARARQIGGCASLDILPGTVDGRAPRLPDLGAAQRTLRHADVRFGVGEPTFAAMPPVAQWAEREIFVGDTCHIDVIDRDGNMVAATPSGGWLSSSPVIPELGFALNTRLQMTWLEPGLPNTLAPGKRPCTTLSPSLALRDGEPYMVFGTPGGDQQDQWSVAFFLRHAVHGMNLQEAIDAPAWHVDHFPGSFWPRSVVLNRLSVESRLPEDTIAALRARGHEVKVGEPWSEGRMSACTRERDAQGRLVLRAGANARGMQGYAVGR from the coding sequence ATGTTCACCACCCGCCCGGAAATCGTCGGTACCTTTGGCGTGGCCTCGTCCACCCACTGGCTGGCCTCGCAAACCGCCATGAGCGTGCTGGAGCGCGGCGGCAACGCGTTCGACGCGGCCGTTGCCGGCGGCTTTGTGCTGCAGGTGGTGGAGCCGCACCTGAACGGGCCGGGCGGCGAGGTGCCCATCCTGCTGTGGAGCGAGCGCGAACGCGCGGTGCGCGCCATCTGCGGGCAAGGCCCGGCGCCCGCGCTGGCCGACCCGGCGGCGATGCGCGCCATGGGGCTGGACCTGGTGCCCGGCATCGGCCTGCTGCCCGCCACGGTGCCAGGCGCCTTCGGCGCGTGGCTGACCATGCTGCGCGACTATGGCACCTGGACGCTGGCGGATGTGCTGGCCCCCGCCATCGGCTATGCGCGCGACGGCTTCCCGCTGGTGCCGCGCATCTCGCAAGCCATCCTGGCGGTGCGCGAACTGTTCCAGAACGAATGGCACAGCTCGGCGGCCGTCTGGCTGCCTGATGGCCGCGTGCCCCGCCCGGGCAGCCTGCATACGGTGCCTGGCGTGGCACGCACCTATACGCGCATCGTCGAGACCGCCGAAGCCGCCAGCGGCACGCGCGAGCAGCAGATCGACGCCGCACTGGATGGCTGGTACCGGGGCTTCGTCGCCAAGGAAATCGACAGCTTCTGCCGTACCCAGGCGGTGCGCGACACCACCGGCGAGCGGCATAAAGGTCTGCTGCGCCATGAAGACATGGCGCACTGGACACCCACCGTGGAGGCGCCCGCCACGCTGGATTTTGGCCGCTATACGGTGGCCAAGTGCGGCATCTGGAGCCAAGGCCCGGCGTTCCTGCAGCAACTCGGCATGCTGCGCCACGCCGATCTCGCCGCGCACGCACCCACCTCGCCCGAGTTCGTGCACCGCATTGCCGAGGCGGCCAAGCTGGCCATGGCCGACCGCCTGGCGTGGTATGGCGACCCCGATTTTGGCGATGTGCCGCTGGCCGGCCTGCTCGATCCCGGCTACCTCGCCGCACGCGCGCGCCAGATCGGCGGATGCGCCTCGCTCGACATCCTGCCGGGCACGGTCGATGGCCGCGCGCCCCGCCTGCCTGACCTCGGCGCGGCGCAGCGCACGCTGCGCCACGCCGATGTGCGCTTCGGCGTGGGCGAGCCCACCTTTGCGGCCATGCCGCCGGTAGCGCAATGGGCCGAGCGCGAGATCTTCGTTGGCGACACCTGCCACATCGACGTGATCGACCGCGACGGCAACATGGTCGCGGCCACGCCATCGGGCGGCTGGCTGTCGTCCAGCCCGGTGATTCCCGAGCTGGGCTTCGCGCTCAATACCCGCCTGCAGATGACCTGGCTGGAGCCCGGCTTGCCCAACACGCTGGCGCCGGGCAAGCGCCCGTGCACCACGCTGTCGCCCTCGCTCGCGCTGCGCGACGGCGAGCCTTATATGGTCTTCGGCACCCCCGGCGGCGACCAGCAGGACCAATGGTCTGTCGCCTTCTTCCTGCGCCACGCCGTGCACGGCATGAACCTGCAGGAAGCCATCGATGCGCCGGCCTGGCATGTCGATCATTTCCCCGGCTCGTTCTGGCCGCGCTCGGTGGTGCTCAACCGGCTCAGCGTGGAGTCCCGGCTGCCCGAAGACACCATCGCGGCGCTGCGCGCGCGCGGCCATGAGGTCAAGGTAGGCGAGCCCTGGTCGGAGGGTCGGATGTCCGCCTGCACGCGGGAGCGCGATGCGCAGGGGCGGCTGGTGCTGCGCGCCGGCGCCAATGCGCGTGGCATGCAGGGATATGCGGTGGGCCGCTGA
- a CDS encoding GAF domain-containing protein, whose translation MTETVNDAAPCVVTLPVPLLAALCDTLARAAKPAIAFDAIGSATAALLGPGLLTINAYRRASSEVVRLWSSDTTAYPVGGRKYKADTPWTRWVLHQGEVFVGEGDAALEAVFDDISTIRGLALSAVVNVPVCERGHCVGTFNFLAARNAWTQSEVAVLRVLAQMAAPAVMAASGCLMPPT comes from the coding sequence GTGACCGAGACCGTGAATGATGCCGCGCCCTGCGTCGTGACCTTGCCGGTGCCGCTGCTAGCCGCGCTATGCGACACGCTGGCGCGCGCGGCCAAGCCCGCCATCGCCTTCGATGCGATCGGCAGCGCCACTGCCGCGCTGCTGGGCCCGGGGCTGCTCACCATCAACGCGTACCGGCGCGCCAGCTCGGAAGTGGTGCGGCTATGGTCCTCCGACACCACCGCTTACCCCGTGGGCGGGCGCAAGTACAAGGCTGATACGCCGTGGACACGCTGGGTGCTGCATCAGGGCGAGGTCTTCGTGGGCGAGGGGGACGCGGCGCTTGAAGCCGTGTTCGACGATATCTCGACGATTCGCGGGCTTGCGCTTTCGGCGGTGGTGAACGTACCGGTATGCGAGCGCGGACACTGCGTGGGGACGTTCAACTTTCTTGCCGCGCGCAACGCGTGGACGCAGAGCGAGGTGGCCGTGTTGCGCGTGCTCGCGCAGATGGCGGCGCCGGCCGTGATGGCGGCTAGCGGCTGCCTGATGCCACCGACGTGA
- a CDS encoding Bug family tripartite tricarboxylate transporter substrate binding protein has translation MKAVLKRCLLGLATFSLFAAASGAGAADPFPQKPITLIVPWAAGGSTDILARVLSEHLTRSLGQPVIVDNKPGASGNIGSAMVARAQPDGYTLLVGSMSTHAMNPALMPNMPFRGVEDFTPLGLLAFVTNTMVVNPSVPARNVKELIAYARANPGKLAYASAGPGSTNHLSAVLFEKMAGVQMLHVPYKGGAPAVVDTVAGQTQLLFSAGTQTLPHVRANKLRLLAVTEAKRSPLLPNVPTVAETVPGYELSVWYGAFGPAGMPPALVARLNQEINRIMSLPDVKEKMNAIGVETATSTPQQFAAILRRDADRYGKLIRDLGIKGE, from the coding sequence ATGAAAGCCGTTTTGAAGCGCTGCTTGCTGGGCCTTGCCACGTTCTCGCTGTTTGCCGCCGCCTCGGGCGCCGGCGCCGCCGATCCCTTCCCGCAAAAGCCCATCACGCTGATCGTGCCGTGGGCCGCCGGCGGCTCCACCGACATCCTTGCCCGCGTGCTGTCCGAGCACCTGACCCGCTCTCTCGGCCAGCCGGTGATCGTCGACAACAAGCCCGGCGCCTCGGGCAATATCGGTTCCGCCATGGTGGCGCGCGCCCAGCCCGACGGCTACACGCTGCTGGTCGGCTCCATGAGCACGCACGCGATGAACCCCGCGCTGATGCCCAATATGCCCTTTCGCGGCGTGGAAGACTTCACCCCGCTGGGCCTGCTGGCCTTTGTCACCAACACCATGGTGGTCAACCCATCGGTGCCCGCGCGCAACGTCAAGGAACTGATCGCCTACGCACGCGCCAACCCCGGCAAGCTAGCCTATGCCAGCGCCGGCCCCGGCTCCACCAACCACCTGAGCGCGGTGCTGTTCGAGAAGATGGCCGGCGTGCAGATGCTGCACGTGCCCTACAAGGGCGGCGCGCCCGCCGTGGTCGACACCGTGGCCGGGCAAACGCAATTGCTGTTCTCCGCCGGCACGCAGACCCTGCCCCACGTCAGGGCCAACAAGCTGCGCCTGCTCGCCGTGACCGAAGCCAAGCGCTCGCCGCTGCTGCCCAACGTGCCCACGGTGGCCGAGACCGTGCCCGGCTATGAGCTGTCCGTGTGGTACGGCGCCTTCGGCCCCGCCGGCATGCCGCCGGCGCTGGTGGCGCGCCTGAACCAGGAGATCAACCGCATCATGTCGCTGCCTGACGTGAAGGAAAAGATGAACGCCATCGGCGTGGAAACCGCGACCTCCACGCCTCAGCAGTTCGCCGCCATCCTGCGCCGCGACGCGGACCGCTATGGCAAGTTGATTCGGGACCTGGGCATCAAGGGAGAGTGA
- a CDS encoding LysR family transcriptional regulator, with translation MARINFDLQELQAFVAVADRLSFRAAADDLHLSPPALSRRIEKLEGILGVKLFERSTRHVALTNVGRLFLDHARAALEELEGGVLNITDLAAQRSGLVTVACVPSAAYYFLPSVILRFAQHYPRIRVRVLDESANTVLNAVITGRADFGINFIGTQEPDVAFEGIFSEKFVLAVCHTHPLARRKSVRWSELADERFMTVDRSSGNRVLIDSALANCERRPTSFFEVAHVSTLLGLVEAGLGVAAVPRLALPVKGHATLRSIPLVEPEVSRTLGLITRHSVPLSPTAKVLRDMVQKTARRAT, from the coding sequence ATGGCACGCATCAATTTCGATTTGCAGGAACTGCAGGCATTCGTGGCCGTAGCGGACCGACTGTCGTTCCGCGCGGCCGCGGACGACCTCCATCTTTCGCCGCCGGCACTGAGCCGGCGCATTGAAAAACTGGAAGGCATCCTGGGCGTCAAGCTGTTCGAACGCAGCACGCGCCACGTTGCATTGACCAACGTCGGACGCCTGTTCCTGGATCACGCACGGGCGGCACTCGAGGAGCTTGAGGGTGGGGTGCTGAACATCACGGACCTTGCCGCGCAACGCAGCGGCCTGGTGACGGTGGCTTGCGTGCCGTCCGCCGCCTACTACTTCCTGCCCTCGGTGATCCTGCGATTTGCGCAGCACTACCCACGCATTCGTGTCCGTGTACTGGATGAAAGCGCCAACACCGTGCTGAATGCCGTCATCACCGGGCGCGCGGACTTCGGCATCAACTTCATCGGCACGCAGGAGCCGGATGTCGCCTTCGAAGGGATCTTCAGCGAGAAGTTCGTGCTAGCCGTTTGCCATACGCATCCGCTCGCGCGCCGCAAAAGCGTAAGGTGGTCGGAGCTGGCGGATGAGCGGTTCATGACCGTCGACCGCTCCAGCGGCAATCGCGTGCTGATCGACTCGGCATTGGCAAACTGCGAACGCAGGCCGACGAGTTTTTTTGAAGTGGCCCATGTGTCGACGCTGCTCGGGCTGGTCGAAGCCGGGCTGGGCGTCGCCGCGGTGCCGCGCCTGGCCCTGCCTGTGAAGGGGCATGCCACGTTGCGCAGCATCCCGCTGGTCGAGCCCGAGGTGTCGCGGACCCTGGGCCTGATCACCCGGCACAGCGTACCGCTCTCGCCCACGGCCAAGGTGCTTCGCGACATGGTGCAGAAAACCGCCAGGCGAGCGACATAG
- a CDS encoding 4-oxalomesaconate tautomerase, protein MSKDIPCVLMRGGTSRGPLFRADWLPDDPARRDQVLLSAMGSPHALQVDGLGGGSSLTSKAAIVSCSRRPGCDIDYLFAQVAVDKHRVDTRPNCGNMLAAVAPFAIEEGLVRAGQCATTLRIFNVNTSSVVEAVVQTPGGQVTYAGATRIDGVAGTAAPIMLNFLDAWGRVTGAMFPTGNTIDVIDAVPVTCIDAAMPLVVVHAASLGVRGDETPAALDANREMLARLESVRRQAGRRMGLGDVSHSVIPKPVLVSGCGRANEITSRYFTPLRCHTAHAVTGAVGIAAAYCTPGTVANGLASTPSPQGRIVVRHPAGSIEVHVEPERDGGPSPFRRIGLVRTARRIMKGLLSVPGEVMG, encoded by the coding sequence ATGAGCAAGGACATTCCCTGTGTATTGATGCGTGGCGGCACGTCTCGCGGACCTTTGTTCCGTGCGGACTGGCTGCCCGATGACCCGGCCAGGCGGGATCAGGTACTGCTGTCGGCGATGGGCTCGCCCCATGCCTTGCAGGTCGACGGGCTTGGCGGTGGCAGCTCGCTGACCAGCAAGGCGGCGATCGTCTCGTGCTCGCGCCGGCCAGGATGCGACATAGATTATCTGTTCGCGCAGGTTGCGGTCGACAAGCATCGGGTAGACACCCGTCCCAACTGTGGAAACATGCTCGCGGCCGTGGCGCCATTCGCCATCGAGGAGGGCTTGGTCCGGGCCGGCCAGTGCGCGACCACCCTGCGCATCTTCAACGTCAATACCTCGTCGGTCGTCGAAGCCGTGGTCCAGACCCCGGGCGGCCAGGTGACCTACGCCGGCGCTACGCGGATCGATGGGGTCGCCGGGACAGCGGCCCCGATCATGCTGAACTTCCTGGACGCCTGGGGGCGCGTGACCGGCGCCATGTTCCCGACCGGGAACACGATCGACGTGATCGACGCGGTCCCGGTGACCTGTATCGATGCCGCCATGCCTCTCGTCGTCGTTCATGCGGCGTCGCTCGGCGTGCGGGGAGACGAAACGCCCGCGGCGCTCGATGCCAACCGGGAGATGCTCGCGCGGCTGGAGTCGGTGCGCAGGCAGGCCGGACGCCGCATGGGGCTGGGCGACGTCAGCCACAGCGTCATTCCCAAGCCTGTCCTCGTCAGCGGCTGCGGCCGGGCGAATGAGATCACGTCGCGCTATTTCACGCCTTTGCGTTGCCACACGGCGCACGCCGTGACGGGGGCCGTCGGCATTGCGGCGGCGTATTGCACGCCTGGGACGGTGGCCAACGGGCTTGCCTCGACGCCTTCGCCGCAAGGCCGCATCGTGGTGCGTCACCCCGCTGGCAGCATCGAGGTCCACGTCGAACCGGAGCGCGACGGCGGCCCGTCGCCGTTCCGGCGCATCGGGCTCGTGCGTACCGCACGACGCATCATGAAAGGCCTGCTTTCCGTTCCCGGCGAAGTGATGGGCTGA
- a CDS encoding Bug family tripartite tricarboxylate transporter substrate binding protein, with translation MATTFRHACVLALALAAGVAHARNITIVVPTSAGGGNDAMARVIAQRMSVSLGKPVVVENRAGANGAIASEYVARAKPDGHTILFGYIATHGINPALQKLRYDPVKDFTPIGMVASSPTLVVVNPMVKAGDMQQLIDLARNKSANLNYASAGNGTAPHATAELFRLATQTQMVHVPYKGSAPALVDTIAGNTQIMFPSLFTAYPQIRNGKVRVLAVASSSRTPLLKDTPTLNELGIDVAVDQWYAMFAPAGTPPEIVARLNAELNAALRDQEVADKIAEQGAYVQTSTPQELGALVSAEVAKWKRVVQAAGMTTD, from the coding sequence ATGGCGACTACCTTCAGGCATGCCTGTGTCCTCGCGCTGGCCCTCGCCGCCGGCGTGGCGCACGCCAGGAACATCACGATCGTCGTTCCAACTTCGGCGGGTGGCGGCAACGATGCCATGGCGCGCGTCATCGCCCAGCGCATGAGCGTGTCGCTCGGCAAGCCGGTGGTGGTGGAAAACCGTGCCGGCGCCAACGGCGCGATCGCATCCGAGTATGTTGCGCGGGCCAAGCCGGACGGGCATACCATCCTGTTCGGGTACATCGCGACGCATGGGATCAACCCGGCTCTTCAGAAACTGCGCTACGACCCCGTCAAGGATTTCACGCCGATCGGCATGGTCGCCAGTTCCCCCACCCTGGTTGTCGTCAACCCGATGGTAAAAGCCGGCGACATGCAGCAACTGATCGACCTGGCACGCAACAAGAGTGCGAACCTGAACTACGCCTCCGCGGGCAATGGCACCGCGCCCCATGCCACGGCGGAACTATTCAGGCTCGCCACGCAGACGCAGATGGTGCACGTGCCTTACAAAGGATCCGCGCCGGCGCTGGTCGATACGATCGCCGGCAATACGCAGATCATGTTCCCGAGCTTGTTCACCGCCTACCCGCAGATCCGCAACGGCAAGGTACGCGTTCTCGCCGTGGCCAGCAGCAGTCGCACGCCGCTGCTGAAGGACACGCCGACACTGAACGAGCTGGGGATCGATGTCGCCGTCGATCAGTGGTATGCCATGTTCGCCCCCGCGGGCACGCCGCCGGAGATCGTCGCCCGGCTGAATGCGGAGCTCAACGCAGCGCTGCGCGACCAGGAAGTCGCGGACAAGATCGCGGAGCAGGGCGCCTACGTGCAGACCAGCACGCCACAGGAACTCGGCGCGCTCGTGAGCGCCGAGGTCGCCAAGTGGAAGCGGGTGGTTCAGGCGGCCGGCATGACCACGGACTGA